The proteins below are encoded in one region of Lactuca sativa cultivar Salinas chromosome 3, Lsat_Salinas_v11, whole genome shotgun sequence:
- the LOC111880204 gene encoding membrane-anchored ubiquitin-fold protein 1 — protein MSGVQDSLEIKFRLIDGSDIGPKSFPAAASVATLKESILSQWPKEKENAPKTVKDLKIISAGKILENNRTIGECRSPLCDVPGGVTTMHVVVSQPPQEKEKKVTDDPKINKCVCVIL, from the exons ATGTCAGGAGTTCAAGATTCATTAGAGATAAAATTCCGTTTGATTGATGGGTCAGATATTGGTCCTAAAAGCTTTCCAGCAGCTGCAAGTGTTGCGACTTTGAAAGAAAGCATACTTTCTCAATGGCCTAAAG AAAAGGAGAATGCTCCAAAAACAGTTAAAGATTTAAAGATCATTAGTGCAGGAAAAATATTGGAGAACAATAGAACAATAGGCGAATGCAGGAGTCCTTTGTGTGATGTTCCTGGTGGAGTTACTACTATGCATGTTGTCGTTAGCCAACCACCTCAAGAAAAAG AAAAGAAAGTGACAGATGATCCAAAGATAAACAAGTGTGTATGTGTGATATTATAA